From one Caldithrix abyssi DSM 13497 genomic stretch:
- a CDS encoding SMC domain protein — protein MTKIKKLIIKGLRGINDEISISLNSHSILLYGENGSGKSSITDAIEWFYYDKISHLSNEEIGKKGIEGLRNIFLDDSDDGYIKIEYTKSEFNSSKTISLSNSKLISNYSNNSPTFNSFLEKSQKEQIYLRYGDLVSFILATKTEKLNTLSAIIGFSEVIKTRDILRKTLNALRREIKNSNFTSQIGYQQSQLIEQLGQNIVSDKQYFDTINIILEPLKLKKRVNTLNEIDEILELLKKPEDIQLVEQQLFWNKVKATVAQLIDITKKIDEQYEEYYQKYQNIISDIDKLNKIKLEALLSEGERVLKEEIIKDEICPLCLQPKNRLDLLRELQERIEELKKYKEEKSTLNELKSQVQSNIIKAKSLINNLSSEFLINLDQNKELKLKIEQLNKDYSNYEFETNVDIITGKMIKPINDLSIDESKFQELKKISSENLEKLKTNKKGDSKFEIHSKILLSKNAYLEIKRLKNSKELLEKQQYTLEIIYAAFIKKMEDGFKSFLDHLSNDINELYVFMNPGEHIEDINLIPIKKNDEFAGITIQFKFFENEVNPPNKYLSESHLNCLGLAFFLASVKAFNKKNKFFILDDVISSFDSNHRVRFAHLLVEKFSDYQIILMTHEKNWFDYVAKMVKGKNWLINTFKWRDKHGPVIDINLPSLKEQIEKLILNNELDSLGNKIRKYLESLLKDIAFHLSVMVKFLFNDKNEDRMANELLSALKGHLKKHAGTSIDTSPIDRLIGSTFIGNKASHDSTFKATMGDFKAFWSDVLELRNSFYCENCKKYVSIKYYDSVNKKIRCYCGKIEHAWR, from the coding sequence ATGACTAAAATCAAAAAACTAATCATTAAAGGATTACGAGGAATTAACGATGAGATTAGTATCTCGTTAAACAGTCATTCAATTTTATTGTATGGGGAAAACGGTTCCGGAAAAAGCAGTATAACTGATGCTATTGAGTGGTTTTATTATGACAAAATTTCTCATCTTTCGAATGAAGAAATTGGGAAAAAAGGTATAGAGGGATTACGAAATATTTTTTTAGATGACTCAGATGATGGGTACATAAAAATTGAATATACTAAATCAGAATTTAACTCTTCAAAAACTATATCTTTATCAAATTCTAAGTTAATCTCCAATTATTCAAATAACTCTCCCACTTTTAATTCTTTTTTAGAAAAATCTCAAAAAGAACAGATCTATTTGAGATATGGAGATTTGGTTAGTTTTATTTTAGCAACAAAAACAGAGAAATTGAATACCTTGTCTGCTATTATTGGATTTTCGGAAGTTATCAAAACCAGAGACATTTTAAGAAAAACATTGAATGCATTAAGAAGAGAGATTAAAAACAGCAATTTTACTTCCCAAATTGGTTATCAACAATCCCAATTAATTGAACAACTCGGACAAAATATTGTATCTGATAAACAATATTTTGATACAATAAATATTATTCTAGAACCATTAAAATTAAAAAAGAGAGTCAATACTCTTAATGAAATAGATGAAATTCTTGAATTATTAAAGAAACCGGAAGATATACAACTGGTTGAACAACAACTATTTTGGAATAAAGTGAAGGCAACAGTTGCTCAATTGATTGATATTACTAAAAAAATTGACGAACAATACGAAGAGTATTACCAGAAATACCAAAACATTATTTCTGATATAGATAAATTAAATAAAATAAAACTCGAAGCCCTTTTATCGGAGGGTGAACGAGTGTTAAAAGAAGAAATAATTAAAGATGAGATTTGTCCCTTATGTTTACAACCAAAAAATAGACTGGATTTATTAAGAGAATTACAAGAGAGGATCGAAGAACTAAAAAAATACAAGGAAGAAAAATCTACATTAAATGAATTGAAATCTCAAGTTCAATCAAATATAATTAAAGCAAAAAGCCTAATTAACAATTTATCGTCTGAATTTCTGATTAATTTGGATCAAAATAAAGAATTAAAATTAAAAATAGAACAACTTAATAAAGATTATTCAAATTATGAATTCGAAACAAACGTAGATATTATAACAGGTAAAATGATAAAACCAATTAATGATTTATCTATTGATGAAAGTAAATTTCAAGAATTAAAAAAAATATCTTCAGAAAATTTGGAAAAGTTAAAAACAAATAAAAAAGGTGATTCAAAATTCGAAATTCATAGTAAAATTTTGCTTTCAAAAAACGCATATCTTGAAATTAAGAGATTAAAAAATTCTAAAGAATTATTAGAGAAACAACAATATACATTAGAAATAATTTATGCGGCTTTTATCAAGAAAATGGAAGATGGATTCAAGTCTTTTTTAGATCATCTTTCCAATGATATTAACGAGTTGTATGTTTTTATGAATCCTGGTGAACATATCGAGGACATAAATCTTATTCCTATTAAAAAAAACGATGAATTTGCAGGTATAACAATTCAATTCAAATTCTTTGAAAATGAAGTAAATCCTCCTAATAAATATTTAAGTGAATCTCATCTAAATTGTTTAGGATTGGCTTTCTTTTTAGCCTCAGTTAAGGCGTTTAATAAAAAAAACAAATTTTTTATTTTGGATGATGTGATCTCAAGTTTTGACTCAAACCATAGAGTTCGTTTTGCTCATCTTCTTGTTGAGAAGTTCTCGGATTATCAAATAATATTAATGACTCATGAAAAAAACTGGTTTGATTATGTGGCTAAAATGGTAAAAGGCAAAAATTGGCTTATTAATACGTTTAAATGGCGAGATAAACATGGCCCGGTGATTGATATTAACTTGCCGTCCTTAAAAGAGCAAATTGAAAAACTAATATTAAATAATGAACTCGACAGTTTGGGGAATAAAATTCGCAAATATTTAGAAAGTTTGCTTAAAGACATAGCTTTTCATCTTTCGGTAATGGTGAAATTTTTGTTTAATGATAAGAATGAAGATAGAATGGCGAATGAATTACTTTCTGCTTTAAAAGGACACTTAAAGAAACATGCAGGCACTTCAATCGATACTTCTCCAATAGATCGATTAATCGGTTCTACATTTATCGGTAACAAAGCATCTCATGACAGTACTTTTAAAGCAACCATGGGTGATTTCAAAGCATTCTGGTCAGATGTTCTTGAATTAAGAAATTCATTCTATTGTGAAAATTGTAAAAAATATGTTTCTATTAAATATTATGATTCAGTTAATAAAAAAATTAGATGTTATTGTGGAAAAATTGAACACGCATGGCGTTAA
- a CDS encoding site-specific DNA-methyltransferase, which produces MEKTEKIFEQRMPDKIDILKKHFPHCFDKDGNFNIEKFNEEIKLNEINLSKESYGLEWLGKNYARVLATDPVRTLLKESEAFNQKEENRNSQNLLIKGDNLEVLKHLVNAYYEKIKMIYIDPPYNTGSDGFVYQDDRKFTVPQLMELAGIDEERAKRILDFVNSKSNSHSAWLTFMYPRLYIARQLLREDGVIFVSIDDNEVAQLKILMDEIFGEENFVIQFVWRSRLGKGGTADQVAQIHEYVLTYAKMKRNISFKRDVKISNGGRERLRQWGQGDSKEDRPSMYYPIPGPNGIEVYPIKPDGTYGRWRVGKEEMKKLISNGLVEFERREDGLFEAYKVIKKGHKTFSAVDSIISGENSSTTAGGSKEVKNLFNGIQCFDYPKPSRIISYLISLIECTDCIYLDFFAGSGTTGEAVMQLNAEDGGNRKYILVQLPEPIDPKKNKTAYDFVKDELGVEEPTIFEICKERLIRAAKKIKSEIDEKIKAKEKEIKELESQLNFGDNEEKIASLEQEIENLKNQDLGFKIFETIPLWKDYLQENDKLTEQTSLFDEGKLTEDDIKSLLITWQVYDGIELTEKPHEIDINGYKTYYIDCNLYLLYKGWKTNHLKALLEKIDTDKNFNPIKIILFGYNFDSKSLREINENIKSYSNKKQIDIDVITRY; this is translated from the coding sequence ATGGAAAAAACAGAAAAAATTTTCGAACAAAGAATGCCTGATAAAATTGATATTCTAAAAAAACATTTCCCGCATTGTTTTGACAAAGATGGAAATTTTAATATAGAAAAATTCAATGAAGAGATTAAATTAAACGAAATAAATCTCTCAAAAGAAAGCTATGGCCTGGAGTGGCTGGGCAAGAATTATGCAAGAGTATTGGCAACAGATCCTGTGCGGACATTACTTAAGGAAAGCGAAGCGTTTAATCAAAAAGAAGAAAACAGAAATTCTCAAAACTTACTTATAAAAGGCGATAACCTTGAAGTTTTAAAACATTTGGTTAACGCTTATTACGAAAAAATAAAGATGATATACATTGACCCGCCTTATAATACTGGTAGCGACGGTTTTGTATATCAAGACGACAGAAAATTTACAGTACCGCAGCTTATGGAACTTGCCGGAATAGATGAAGAGAGAGCAAAACGAATACTTGATTTTGTAAACAGCAAAAGTAATTCTCACAGCGCCTGGCTTACTTTTATGTATCCAAGGCTTTATATTGCACGGCAACTACTTAGAGAAGACGGAGTGATTTTTGTTTCCATTGACGATAATGAAGTGGCACAGTTAAAAATTTTGATGGATGAGATTTTTGGAGAGGAGAATTTTGTTATTCAGTTTGTATGGCGTTCAAGATTAGGTAAAGGAGGTACCGCAGATCAGGTTGCTCAAATCCATGAGTATGTATTAACTTATGCTAAGATGAAAAGAAATATTTCTTTTAAACGAGATGTGAAAATTAGCAATGGGGGAAGAGAACGGTTACGACAATGGGGGCAAGGTGATAGTAAAGAAGATAGACCCTCTATGTACTATCCTATACCTGGGCCAAATGGGATAGAAGTCTACCCTATAAAACCTGATGGGACCTATGGAAGATGGCGAGTAGGAAAAGAAGAAATGAAAAAACTTATTTCAAATGGTCTTGTCGAATTTGAAAGGCGAGAAGATGGATTGTTTGAAGCTTACAAAGTAATAAAAAAAGGGCATAAAACCTTTTCCGCTGTTGATTCAATAATTTCAGGTGAAAATAGTTCAACTACAGCGGGAGGTAGCAAGGAGGTTAAAAATCTTTTCAATGGCATACAATGTTTTGATTATCCAAAGCCATCAAGAATAATTTCATACCTTATAAGTTTGATTGAATGTACTGACTGCATTTATCTTGACTTTTTTGCCGGTAGTGGGACCACAGGTGAGGCTGTCATGCAACTTAACGCCGAAGATGGTGGCAACCGCAAGTATATCCTTGTACAACTTCCTGAACCTATTGACCCGAAAAAGAACAAAACAGCTTATGATTTTGTAAAAGATGAATTAGGAGTTGAAGAACCTACAATTTTTGAAATTTGCAAAGAGCGCCTTATTAGAGCAGCAAAAAAAATAAAATCAGAAATTGACGAAAAAATCAAAGCAAAAGAAAAAGAAATAAAGGAACTTGAAAGTCAATTAAACTTTGGTGATAATGAAGAAAAAATCGCTTCACTAGAACAAGAAATTGAAAATCTTAAAAATCAGGATTTAGGATTTAAGATTTTTGAAACAATACCTTTATGGAAAGATTATTTACAAGAAAACGATAAACTTACCGAACAAACAAGTTTGTTTGACGAAGGGAAGCTTACAGAAGATGATATTAAATCTTTACTTATAACCTGGCAGGTTTATGACGGAATAGAGTTAACCGAAAAACCGCACGAGATTGATATTAACGGCTATAAAACTTATTATATAGACTGCAATTTATATTTATTATACAAAGGTTGGAAAACAAATCATTTGAAAGCACTGCTTGAAAAAATTGATACGGATAAAAACTTCAATCCCATAAAGATTATTCTTTTCGGCTATAATTTTGACAGCAAATCACTAAGAGAGATAAACGAAAACATTAAAAGTTATTCCAACAAAAAACAGATTGATATTGATGTTATTACCAGATATTAA
- a CDS encoding HU family DNA-binding protein — translation MALKDVVPLFPKIVLGKTTTKTELVEHIKERTGLHKSDVVGMLAELEDTLLHFLSMGRPVRLEGIGIFTPSIKLDGTIKINFRINRRLQERLNMSGAFTGEIKNKENIGKTMAELEAQAGASS, via the coding sequence ATGGCCTTAAAGGATGTTGTTCCGCTTTTCCCGAAAATTGTTCTGGGAAAAACGACCACCAAAACCGAATTGGTGGAGCACATTAAGGAACGTACTGGTCTGCACAAGAGTGATGTGGTGGGAATGCTTGCCGAACTGGAAGATACCCTGCTGCATTTTTTATCGATGGGACGCCCGGTGCGATTAGAAGGAATAGGCATATTTACACCATCAATTAAACTTGATGGAACTATTAAAATCAATTTTCGCATTAACAGGCGCCTTCAGGAACGTTTGAATATGTCCGGCGCTTTTACCGGCGAGATCAAAAACAAAGAAAACATCGGCAAAACCATGGCCGAGTTGGAAGCCCAGGCCGGCGCCAGCAGTTGA